CAAAGGGGCAACCTGAAAAGTGTTGCCAAATAAGAGATCTTTCCAAGCCTTCAGAATAATTGCCTCTTCGCCATCACGAGTACTAGCAGCGCAGACCATTAAGCGTTGTTTGCTTTGGAGCTCTTGCTTCCAAGCTTTACCTTGCTGAATTAAGCTGGGATCCAGTGGCACGTCAAACTTCAGGTTACCAACAATCTTCACCTGCTTAACGCCGAGACCACGATACCGATCAGCATCCAATTGTGTTTGAGCCAAGATACCTGAAAATGCTTGGAATAAAGACCTTCCCGCATTACCAAATCGCTTCACGCGACGAGCACTTCGTTCAGATAGACGTGCGTTTACTAAAAATAATGGCAGGCCAATTTCTGCACAATAAAACACCATGGTTGGCCAAGCTTCGGTCTCCATAAATAAACCGAACTTCGGTTTAAATGCACGAATGAAATTAGCAACAGACCAGCAGAGGTCATAGGGTAGATAGACTTGATGTAACTGACCTGCGGCAATTTCCTTCACGAATAGAGTAGCACCAGTGCGGCGACCATTGAGTGTCATATGCGTCAATAGAATCGTCTCGCCACGGGCTAAATAAGCTTCCACCAACGGTTGAGCTGCCCTAGTCTCGCCAACAGATACCGCATGAATCCATATAGATCCCTGAGTAGTTGTTTTGCCATAAGAAAAACCTAGGCGCTCAGAGAAGTGATTTAAATATTCAGAGGAATGGCGTGCGCGCCAAGCCAGGCGAATAAATGCAAAAGGCAGAAGCAGATGCCAAAGCAGTTGATAAACAGCGAACCAGATCTTGGGGCGAGCACCGTATTGCAAATCCTGCAGTGCGGGCCCAAGGCTTGGAGTCAAGCTCACTTTTTGAGACGTTCGGTCAACTCCACCGCCTTACCTAAATAAGAAGATGGGGTCATCTCCAGTAACAGGGTTTTTGCATCGTCTGGAATCTTCAGGCCACGAATAAAGGTTTGTAAATCAGCCTGGTTGATACCTTTGCCACGAGTGAGCTCTTTGAGTTGCTCATACGGGTTCTCAATGCCGTAACGACGCATTACAGTTTGCACTGGCTCTGCCAATACTTCCCAGCACGCATCTAAGTCAGCAGCAATCGCCGCATGATTGACTTCTAACTTACCCAAGCCACGTAATGCGCTGTCATAAGCTAAAACGCTGTGGCCAAAGGCTGGGCCGAGGTTACGCAAGACGGTTGAATCAGTGAGGTCGCGCTGCCAGCGAGAAATTGGTAACTTCTCAGCAAGGTGGCGCAACAAGGCATTAGCTACGCCTAAGTTACCTTCAGAGTTTTCAAAGTCAATTGGGTTCACCTTATGCGGCATAGTTGAAGAACCAATCTCACCCGCTTTAGTGCGCTGCTTAAAGTAACCAATGGAAATGTACGCCCAGAAATCACGGTCCATATCCAACAAAATTGTGTTGGCGCGAGCAATCGCATCAAACAATTCAGCCATACCATCGTGCGGCTCAATTTGAATCGTGTAAGGATTAAAGGTAAGACCTAAGCGTTTCTCTACGACATTCTTAGAAAAGTTTTCCCAATCAAAATGAGGATAAGCGGATAAGTGAGCGTTGTAGTTACCAACGGCACCATTCATTTTTCCTAGGAGTGGAACTGCAGCAATCGTCGCAATCGCACGCTCTAAACGTTTGGCGATATTCGCCAACTCTTTGCCCAAAGTGCTTGGAGAGGCAGGTTGGCCGTGAGTGCGTGATAACAAAGGCACCTTAGCGTTCTCAATTGCCAAATCCGTTAATACGGAAAGTACTTTTCTGAGTTGTGGCAGTAGCACTTCATCACGAGCGCCACGCAACATCAAACCATGCGAAGTATTGTTGATATCTTCAGAGGTGCATGCAAAGTGAATAAATTCACTGGCCTTTAAGAGATCTGAGCGACCAGCTACTTTTTCTTTTAAGAAATACTCTACTGCTTTCACATCATGATTAGTGACTGCCTCGATATCCTTAATTCGTTGCGCATCGGCATCAGAGAAGTTTTCTGGCAAAGATAATAAGAAGGCTTCATCTGCAGCGCTAATTTTTGGCACATCTGGCAGTCCCGCAGAGGCCAAAGCCAATAACCAATGAATCTCTACAAACACGCGCTGTCGCATAAACGCAGCTTCGGATAACCAAGGCCTCAAGGCATCCAACTTGCCGGCATAGCGACCATCTAAAGGGGATAGTGCATTAAGAGTAGAAATCGGCTGACTCACGAATATTGCCTTTACATTGATTGTTTCAATAAAACCTGATTTTAATCGCTCTTAGGAGCAATTCAGTTTGAATGGCATCGCTATAATTGACCCATGAAACTTATCGGATCCCTCACTAGCCCCTACGTACGAAAAGTGCGCATTGTTTTCTTGGAAAAAAAGGTAGATTTAGACCTAGAACTCGAGAATGTCTGGGCTGCAGACACCAAAATAGCCCTCAACAACCCCTTAGGCAAAGTACCCTGCCTGCTTTTAGAGGACGGTGAGGCAATCTACGATTCGCGTGTGATTGCTGAGTACGCTGACACATTGAGCCCGGTGGGCAAACTTATCCCGACAGGCAGTCGTGAACGCGCTACCGTCAAAACCTGGGAAACCCTGGCTGATGGAGTAGAAGATGCAGGAATTTTGGCTCGCTTAGAAGTGACCTTGCGTCCACCTGAGCAACAGAGCCCAGCTTGGATTGAGCGTCAAATGGGCAAAATTAATGCCTCTCTTGCCCAAATGTCCCGTGAATTAGCTGAAAATGCCTGGTGCCACAGTAATCAGATGACTTTGGCTGACATTGCCGTCGGCTGCGCCTTGGGTTATCTGCTATTCCGCTTCCCCGATATCGCTTGGCAAGCGCAATACCCCAATTTAGATGCCTTGTATCAAAAGTTGATGCAAAGGCCTTCCTTCGCAGAAACAGCCCCACCAGCCGCCTAAATCAGGGCGCTGGCAGCTAAAAAGACTTAGGCGGAAATAATTCCGCCGCCTAAGCAAATATCCCCGTCGTACAAAACAGCAGACTGACCCGGAGTCACA
This genomic stretch from Polynucleobacter corsicus harbors:
- a CDS encoding glutathione S-transferase N-terminal domain-containing protein → MKLIGSLTSPYVRKVRIVFLEKKVDLDLELENVWAADTKIALNNPLGKVPCLLLEDGEAIYDSRVIAEYADTLSPVGKLIPTGSRERATVKTWETLADGVEDAGILARLEVTLRPPEQQSPAWIERQMGKINASLAQMSRELAENAWCHSNQMTLADIAVGCALGYLLFRFPDIAWQAQYPNLDALYQKLMQRPSFAETAPPAA
- the purB gene encoding adenylosuccinate lyase translates to MSQPISTLNALSPLDGRYAGKLDALRPWLSEAAFMRQRVFVEIHWLLALASAGLPDVPKISAADEAFLLSLPENFSDADAQRIKDIEAVTNHDVKAVEYFLKEKVAGRSDLLKASEFIHFACTSEDINNTSHGLMLRGARDEVLLPQLRKVLSVLTDLAIENAKVPLLSRTHGQPASPSTLGKELANIAKRLERAIATIAAVPLLGKMNGAVGNYNAHLSAYPHFDWENFSKNVVEKRLGLTFNPYTIQIEPHDGMAELFDAIARANTILLDMDRDFWAYISIGYFKQRTKAGEIGSSTMPHKVNPIDFENSEGNLGVANALLRHLAEKLPISRWQRDLTDSTVLRNLGPAFGHSVLAYDSALRGLGKLEVNHAAIAADLDACWEVLAEPVQTVMRRYGIENPYEQLKELTRGKGINQADLQTFIRGLKIPDDAKTLLLEMTPSSYLGKAVELTERLKK
- a CDS encoding 3-deoxy-D-manno-octulosonic acid transferase codes for the protein MQYGARPKIWFAVYQLLWHLLLPFAFIRLAWRARHSSEYLNHFSERLGFSYGKTTTQGSIWIHAVSVGETRAAQPLVEAYLARGETILLTHMTLNGRRTGATLFVKEIAAGQLHQVYLPYDLCWSVANFIRAFKPKFGLFMETEAWPTMVFYCAEIGLPLFLVNARLSERSARRVKRFGNAGRSLFQAFSGILAQTQLDADRYRGLGVKQVKIVGNLKFDVPLDPSLIQQGKAWKQELQSKQRLMVCAASTRDGEEAIILKAWKDLLFGNTFQVAPLLCLVPRHPERFSEVANQIQDAGLTFRCRSEWIDTPKGDAGVDVILGDTMGEMPMYYSAADLVVMGGSLLPFGGQNLIEACAAGCPVLLGEHTYNFQQAALDAIDMGAAKRIQGEPVALVEALKELLLNTAELAMMSSAAKSYALQHQGATQKIMAALEDLH